From the genome of Blautia pseudococcoides, one region includes:
- a CDS encoding helix-turn-helix domain-containing protein produces MGLEKIEEYKKKLGMTTTELSEKSGVPKGTLDKILSGVTRDPKLETLKAIARVLGLTLDDFDDVHREPEKPAPTYDDVELLIARNGKKMSNEQKLRLIQLLSEIDE; encoded by the coding sequence ATGGGTCTTGAAAAAATCGAGGAATATAAAAAGAAATTAGGAATGACTACTACAGAGCTTTCCGAGAAATCCGGTGTTCCCAAAGGAACACTTGACAAAATATTAAGCGGAGTTACAAGGGATCCAAAGCTGGAAACCCTCAAAGCCATTGCACGGGTTCTTGGACTTACACTGGATGACTTTGACGATGTGCACAGAGAACCTGAGAAACCCGCTCCAACTTACGACGACGTGGAACTTCTCATAGCCAGAAACGGAAAGAAAATGTCAAACGAACAGAAACTTCGCCTGATACAGCTTTTGTCCGAAATAGATGAGTAA
- a CDS encoding citrate/2-methylcitrate synthase, translated as MGFNMKVTPEIEALTKICEDHSKMDVSLYAKYDVKRGLRDINGKGVLAGLTQISNIVSYKEEDGKSVPCDGELYYRGINVEELTKGFLQEKRFGFEEATYLLLFGTLPSQQQLDDFCKILGDQRCLPRNFVRDVIMKAPSRDMMNTLSRSVLTLYSYDTNPEDISLPNVLRQCINLISIFPMLSVYGYQAHRHYNQNKSLYIHHPKKELSTAENILLMLRPDKKYTPFEAAILDLALVLHMEHGGGNNSTFTTHVVSSSGTDTYSAIAAALGSLKGPKHGGANIKVVRMFDDMKKHVKDWKDEGEVSDYLRKLLHKEAFDKRGLIYGMGHAVYSISDPRAQIFKKFVKQLAEEKGRQKDYQLYEMVERLAPQIIGQERHIYKGVSANVDFYSGFVYSMLELPLELYTPMFAIARIVGWSAHRMEELINTDKIIRPAYKNVLETQQYTTLTER; from the coding sequence ATGGGATTTAATATGAAAGTAACACCTGAAATCGAAGCCCTTACAAAGATTTGCGAGGATCACAGCAAGATGGACGTGTCCCTCTATGCGAAGTATGATGTAAAGCGAGGCCTGCGTGATATCAATGGAAAGGGCGTTCTTGCCGGACTGACCCAGATATCCAACATAGTCTCTTATAAAGAAGAGGATGGAAAATCAGTTCCCTGCGACGGAGAACTGTACTACAGAGGAATCAACGTTGAAGAATTGACCAAAGGCTTTCTACAGGAAAAGCGTTTTGGATTTGAAGAAGCTACATACCTGCTGTTATTCGGAACACTGCCATCACAGCAGCAGTTGGACGATTTCTGCAAGATACTCGGTGACCAGAGATGCCTGCCACGGAATTTTGTCCGTGATGTTATTATGAAGGCTCCCAGCAGGGACATGATGAATACTCTCTCAAGAAGTGTTCTCACCTTATATTCCTACGATACGAACCCGGAGGACATATCACTTCCCAATGTACTCCGTCAATGCATCAATCTTATCAGTATTTTTCCGATGCTGTCCGTTTACGGATATCAGGCGCACCGCCATTATAACCAGAATAAGAGTTTATATATCCATCATCCGAAAAAAGAACTGTCCACAGCAGAGAACATTCTTTTAATGCTGCGGCCGGATAAGAAATATACGCCCTTTGAAGCTGCCATTCTGGATTTGGCGCTGGTACTGCATATGGAACACGGTGGTGGTAACAACTCTACCTTTACCACACATGTGGTTTCTTCCTCAGGAACAGATACTTACTCTGCCATTGCGGCAGCTCTCGGTTCCTTAAAAGGACCCAAACACGGCGGAGCCAACATAAAGGTTGTCCGTATGTTTGACGATATGAAGAAGCATGTAAAAGACTGGAAGGATGAGGGAGAAGTGTCCGATTACCTCAGAAAACTGCTGCATAAGGAAGCCTTTGATAAGAGAGGCCTGATCTATGGTATGGGGCATGCGGTATATTCCATTTCGGATCCCCGTGCGCAGATCTTTAAAAAGTTTGTAAAACAGCTTGCAGAAGAAAAAGGAAGGCAGAAAGACTATCAGCTTTATGAGATGGTAGAGCGTCTGGCTCCTCAGATCATCGGACAGGAACGCCATATTTACAAAGGTGTCAGTGCCAATGTGGACTTCTACAGCGGATTCGTTTACAGTATGCTGGAGCTTCCCCTTGAATTATATACACCGATGTTTGCCATTGCCAGAATTGTGGGATGGAGCGCACACCGTATGGAAGAGTTGATCAACACAGACAAGATTATCCGTCCGGCCTACAAAAATGTGCTGGAGACACAGCAGTATACAACTCTCACAGAAAGATAA
- a CDS encoding ImmA/IrrE family metallo-endopeptidase, with the protein MDYVYIAEMILEVYRECGIKEFPIPCVDILKHYEFRTITYSRLKELNTEIYALCISASNDAFCDQRNRIIAYNEKAVQGRIRFSLMHELAHCVFQHTGEDPENEDTADCFASNILAPRVAIRHYGCKNADDIHFRFGLSYAASNKAVQAYNTWKQRDTIKVDRELDDWLFPLDEFHRNFLRRLRRQQQRRKLQMKQYDQKLSFLRENHLDDFWAQGEEYHFFSTSR; encoded by the coding sequence TTGGATTATGTTTATATAGCAGAAATGATTCTGGAAGTCTACAGAGAATGCGGCATTAAGGAGTTCCCCATTCCCTGCGTTGACATCCTGAAGCATTATGAATTCAGAACCATTACATATTCAAGATTAAAAGAATTGAACACGGAGATTTATGCCCTCTGTATCTCAGCCTCTAATGACGCATTCTGTGACCAGAGGAACCGCATTATAGCCTATAACGAAAAAGCAGTCCAGGGCCGTATACGCTTCTCCCTCATGCACGAACTGGCTCACTGTGTCTTTCAGCACACAGGTGAAGATCCGGAAAATGAGGACACCGCTGACTGCTTTGCCAGTAATATACTGGCTCCCCGGGTTGCTATCCGCCATTATGGCTGTAAAAATGCAGATGATATCCACTTCCGTTTCGGCTTGTCATATGCGGCTTCCAATAAAGCGGTACAGGCTTATAATACCTGGAAGCAGAGAGATACCATAAAAGTTGATAGAGAACTGGATGATTGGTTGTTTCCCCTGGATGAATTTCATCGAAACTTCCTTCGCCGTCTCCGCAGACAGCAGCAAAGACGGAAGCTGCAGATGAAACAATACGACCAAAAGCTGTCTTTTCTTAGGGAAAACCATCTGGATGACTTTTGGGCGCAGGGGGAAGAATATCATTTTTTCTCCACATCTCGATGA
- a CDS encoding DUF5688 family protein, with amino-acid sequence MDYNTFKQEILASLKKKAGEKMVTLHRIEKNNGKILDAVTIMESGTHIAPTIYLADFYEFFSHGMSLEEVTLKILALNTERQVEETEFQNAGFEDYKRARSHICYKLINFDMNRKLLKNVPYIPYLDLAIVFYYRLEEEVLNGANFLVHNCNLESWGITLQDIYEDAHKNTSRRLPFTLQGMEALIREMTGEEELLSFGFQKREQMYILTNEEKYFGAAALLYPHVLSHISRLLHCNFYVLPSSIHECILVPDSGQFSKKELETMVREVNETQVEDEEVLSQNVYYYDSKKGALIL; translated from the coding sequence ATGGACTACAACACATTCAAACAGGAGATACTCGCCAGCCTGAAAAAAAAGGCAGGGGAAAAGATGGTCACGCTCCACAGAATCGAGAAAAATAACGGAAAGATTCTGGATGCTGTCACCATTATGGAGAGCGGCACACACATTGCGCCTACCATATATCTGGCAGATTTTTATGAATTTTTCAGCCATGGCATGTCTCTGGAGGAGGTGACACTCAAAATCCTGGCGCTTAACACGGAAAGGCAGGTGGAGGAAACAGAATTTCAGAATGCCGGATTTGAGGACTACAAAAGAGCCCGGAGCCATATCTGCTACAAACTGATCAACTTTGATATGAACAGGAAGCTTTTGAAAAATGTACCCTACATTCCATATCTGGACCTGGCAATTGTGTTTTACTACAGGCTTGAAGAAGAGGTTTTAAACGGGGCGAATTTTCTGGTTCATAACTGCAATCTGGAGTCCTGGGGGATTACACTGCAGGACATATATGAGGATGCACATAAAAATACAAGCCGCAGACTGCCTTTTACGCTTCAGGGAATGGAAGCGCTGATCCGGGAGATGACAGGGGAAGAAGAACTTCTATCCTTTGGCTTTCAAAAAAGAGAGCAGATGTATATCCTTACCAATGAAGAAAAATATTTTGGCGCTGCAGCTCTGCTTTATCCTCATGTTCTTTCTCACATCAGCAGGCTTCTGCACTGCAATTTCTATGTTCTGCCAAGCAGCATTCACGAATGTATTCTTGTGCCCGATTCCGGGCAGTTTTCCAAAAAAGAATTGGAGACAATGGTCAGAGAGGTCAATGAGACCCAGGTGGAGGACGAGGAAGTCCTCTCCCAAAATGTTTATTATTATGACAGTAAAAAGGGAGCATTAATCCTGTAA
- the efp gene encoding elongation factor P, with the protein MISAGDFKNGLTLEVDGNVVQIMEFQHVKPGKGAAFVRTKLKNVINGGVVEKTFRPTEKFPQARIDRVDMQYLYNDGDLYYFMNNETYDQIAIDNQTVGDALKFVKENETVKICSYNGNVFAIEAPLFVELDIIDTEPGFKGDTAQGATKPATVETGAVVYVPLFVDQGDKIKIDTRTGEYLSRV; encoded by the coding sequence ATGATATCAGCAGGAGATTTTAAAAATGGTCTCACTCTGGAAGTTGATGGCAATGTAGTACAGATTATGGAATTCCAGCACGTAAAACCTGGAAAGGGTGCTGCTTTCGTTAGAACAAAATTAAAAAATGTTATCAACGGCGGAGTTGTGGAGAAGACATTCAGACCTACTGAAAAATTCCCGCAGGCACGTATTGACCGTGTGGACATGCAGTATTTATATAATGATGGTGATTTATATTACTTTATGAACAATGAGACATATGATCAGATTGCCATTGACAATCAGACAGTAGGTGATGCTCTGAAGTTTGTAAAAGAAAATGAAACGGTAAAGATTTGTTCCTATAACGGAAATGTGTTTGCGATCGAAGCACCATTATTCGTTGAACTGGATATCATTGATACAGAACCCGGATTCAAAGGCGATACAGCTCAGGGTGCTACAAAGCCGGCTACGGTTGAGACCGGCGCGGTTGTATATGTACCGTTATTCGTTGATCAGGGCGATAAGATCAAAATTGATACAAGAACAGGGGAATACCTGTCCAGAGTATAA
- a CDS encoding SH3 domain-containing protein → MLDNFREWLSDNLRYILLGLAILVVLVVLFFGIRALTGGSSEKEKKPDAQTEQQKGSDDTKKSKDSDAKAQDEKKEDENSLEKNAYPEVNSLIDAFYTAWGEKNVDRMKELADSFDATDEAKVLNAAYIESYSNINVYTKKGLAEDSYVVFVSYDLKFTDVATPAPGLAQLYVIKKDDKYIIHNDKNDTEVNEYIDKTNQDEDVKKLISEVETNLNKAMESDADLKAFEEQLGQETSLASMADNGTELTTQDVCNMRAEAGTDGEILQELQAGAKVTKIDNAEDNWIKVEYNGQTGYIYGDLLQ, encoded by the coding sequence ATGTTAGACAATTTCAGAGAATGGCTTTCAGACAATCTGAGGTATATTCTTCTGGGTCTGGCTATTTTGGTCGTTCTGGTGGTTCTGTTTTTCGGTATTAGGGCCCTGACGGGCGGTTCTTCAGAGAAAGAGAAGAAGCCGGATGCACAGACAGAGCAGCAGAAAGGGTCTGACGATACCAAGAAATCGAAAGATTCTGATGCAAAAGCACAGGACGAAAAAAAAGAGGATGAAAACTCTTTGGAGAAAAATGCATACCCTGAAGTAAATTCTTTGATTGATGCATTTTATACAGCCTGGGGTGAGAAGAATGTTGACCGTATGAAAGAACTTGCGGACAGTTTTGATGCCACAGACGAAGCAAAAGTATTAAATGCAGCTTATATTGAAAGTTACAGTAATATCAATGTATATACAAAAAAAGGACTTGCAGAGGACAGCTATGTAGTATTTGTTTCCTATGATTTGAAGTTTACGGATGTAGCCACACCGGCGCCGGGACTTGCACAGCTCTATGTGATCAAAAAGGATGACAAATATATTATCCATAATGACAAGAATGATACGGAAGTCAATGAATATATTGACAAGACCAATCAGGATGAGGATGTGAAAAAGCTGATCAGTGAGGTGGAGACCAATCTGAATAAAGCTATGGAATCAGATGCAGATTTGAAAGCATTTGAGGAGCAGCTGGGACAGGAAACCAGTTTGGCTTCCATGGCGGATAATGGTACTGAATTGACGACACAGGATGTCTGCAATATGCGTGCTGAAGCAGGGACAGACGGAGAGATACTCCAGGAACTGCAGGCAGGAGCAAAAGTAACAAAGATTGATAATGCAGAAGACAATTGGATCAAAGTGGAGTATAACGGACAGACCGGATATATTTACGGAGATTTATTACAGTAA
- a CDS encoding YqeG family HAD IIIA-type phosphatase, translated as MFRTFFPDEYLDSTYVIDFEKLYAQGYRGLIFDIDNTLVPHGAPADERAKDLFKRLQKIGFQCCLLSNNQYERVSSFNKDVQVHFIEDAHKPSRKNYRRAMELMGTNLKTTVFIGDQLFTDVYGAKRTGMHNILVKPIHPKEEIQIVLKRKLEKIVLYFYRKDQRKRKNS; from the coding sequence ATGTTTCGCACTTTTTTTCCGGATGAATATCTGGACTCCACATATGTTATAGATTTTGAAAAGTTATATGCACAGGGATACAGGGGCCTGATCTTTGATATTGACAATACCCTGGTGCCTCACGGGGCCCCTGCAGATGAGCGGGCAAAAGACCTGTTTAAAAGACTTCAAAAAATTGGATTTCAGTGCTGCCTACTGTCAAATAACCAGTATGAACGGGTTTCTTCCTTTAATAAGGATGTGCAGGTGCATTTTATCGAGGATGCCCATAAGCCTTCCAGGAAAAATTACAGAAGGGCCATGGAGCTTATGGGGACAAATTTGAAGACCACCGTATTTATTGGGGATCAGCTTTTCACAGATGTGTACGGTGCCAAAAGAACCGGCATGCACAATATTTTAGTGAAACCAATTCATCCAAAAGAGGAAATTCAAATTGTTTTAAAACGGAAATTGGAAAAAATTGTTCTTTATTTTTACAGGAAAGACCAAAGAAAGCGAAAAAACAGTTGA
- a CDS encoding polysaccharide deacetylase family protein, whose protein sequence is MKNKKKTAGILLLTCILGAVLIFVPKYIFTAVKTSMDTYSNKKEALKEDHWIYNDSGRKFVYHDGVVIKSTWREVDGTRYYFDDEGYVKTGWVTDKGKRYYLKENGTPASGWVQTEGESWYFLDENGVPKTGWVKNDEKWYYLKDDGTMSTGWIDVDGKSYYLQEDGSMASGWAERDGNRYYLDSSGTLSTGWKEIEDAWYYFRDEDGAMMIGWITSDGTSFFLDSDGKMVTNAWEEKDGKKYYLGEDGKPQTGWVTVDDKRYYLNEDGTLAGKGWVKDNGKWYYLKSDGTAKTGWLQIGKDWYYLNKDGSMATGWITVDGKAYFLKDNGVWDSKAAAKTAAAGSGPMVALTFDDGPGQYTERILDTLQANGAKATFFMLGKNVPNYPDAVKKMDRMGCELANHTYDHVSLSSLDASGVQDEVNSTNSNIADIVGHGATLVRPPYGAYNSTTKANVGLPMVLWSVDTLDWKTRDAQSTYDAVMAAQDGDVILMHDIHGPTADAVDMIVPALKAKGFQMVTVSELAAAKGITLDGGIAYGAIR, encoded by the coding sequence ATGAAAAACAAAAAGAAAACCGCGGGCATCCTTCTGCTAACCTGCATTTTGGGAGCCGTGCTGATTTTTGTACCCAAGTATATTTTTACTGCGGTAAAGACCAGCATGGACACCTACAGTAACAAGAAGGAAGCCCTGAAGGAAGACCACTGGATCTATAATGACTCCGGCAGGAAATTCGTCTATCACGACGGTGTTGTCATAAAGAGCACCTGGCGTGAGGTTGACGGTACCCGTTATTATTTCGATGATGAAGGGTATGTAAAAACCGGATGGGTCACCGATAAGGGTAAGCGGTATTACCTGAAAGAAAACGGCACTCCTGCGTCTGGATGGGTACAGACTGAGGGAGAGTCCTGGTATTTTCTGGATGAAAACGGAGTTCCTAAGACCGGCTGGGTCAAAAATGACGAAAAGTGGTATTATCTGAAGGATGACGGAACCATGTCTACCGGATGGATAGACGTGGACGGCAAGAGCTATTATCTGCAGGAGGACGGTTCCATGGCCTCCGGATGGGCAGAACGTGACGGCAACCGTTATTATCTTGACAGCAGCGGAACCCTCAGCACCGGCTGGAAGGAAATCGAAGATGCCTGGTATTACTTCCGTGACGAGGACGGCGCCATGATGATCGGATGGATCACCTCTGACGGTACCAGCTTCTTCCTGGACAGTGACGGAAAGATGGTCACAAACGCCTGGGAAGAAAAAGACGGCAAGAAGTATTACCTGGGAGAGGACGGCAAACCTCAGACCGGCTGGGTGACAGTGGATGACAAGAGATACTATCTGAACGAAGATGGTACACTGGCAGGAAAAGGCTGGGTGAAAGACAACGGAAAATGGTATTACCTGAAGAGTGACGGTACTGCAAAGACGGGCTGGCTGCAGATAGGAAAAGACTGGTACTATCTGAACAAAGACGGCAGTATGGCTACCGGATGGATCACGGTTGACGGCAAAGCCTATTTCCTGAAGGACAATGGTGTCTGGGACAGCAAAGCAGCGGCAAAAACTGCCGCTGCCGGCTCCGGCCCTATGGTTGCCCTGACTTTTGATGACGGTCCCGGACAATACACGGAACGGATTTTAGATACCCTGCAGGCCAATGGGGCAAAAGCAACGTTCTTCATGCTGGGAAAAAATGTTCCGAATTATCCTGACGCAGTCAAAAAGATGGACCGTATGGGTTGTGAACTGGCCAACCACACATATGACCACGTAAGTCTGTCTTCCCTGGACGCCTCAGGTGTACAGGATGAGGTGAATTCTACTAACAGCAATATAGCAGACATCGTTGGCCATGGTGCCACCCTGGTGCGTCCTCCCTACGGTGCTTACAATTCCACTACCAAAGCAAATGTGGGTCTTCCCATGGTTCTGTGGTCTGTGGATACGCTGGACTGGAAGACCAGAGACGCACAGAGCACGTACGACGCAGTGATGGCAGCTCAGGACGGGGATGTGATTCTCATGCATGATATTCACGGTCCAACTGCCGACGCAGTAGATATGATTGTACCAGCGCTAAAGGCCAAAGGTTTCCAGATGGTCACTGTCAGCGAACTGGCAGCAGCCAAAGGAATCACGCTTGACGGCGGCATTGCATACGGCGCTATAAGATAG